Genomic window (Saccharothrix australiensis):
GCGGTCTGCGCGGCCACCGGGACGACCGGCCGGCGGCCGAGGTCGACGGGTTCCGGTTCGACTACCCCGCGCTGCTGGCCTGCGCGTGGGGACGGCCGAGCGACGCCTTCGGGCCGTCCGCCGCCGCCCTGGACGGCGCGGACCGCGTCGCGCCGCGCTGCCCCGGTCCGCCCTACCACTTCATGAGCCGGATCGCCGAGGTCACCGGGCCGGCGGACGGCACGCGCCCCGGCGGCGTCGTGGAAGCCGAGTACGACGTCCCCGAGCGGGCGTGGTTCTTCGACGCGGACGACGACGACGACGCGGTCATGCCGTTCGCGGTGGTGCTGGAGGCCGCGCTGCAACCGTGCGGCTGGCTGGCCGCGCACGTCGGCGGGTTCGACCCGGTCCGCAGGTTCCGCAACCTCGACGGGTCGGCGACGCTCCGGGCGCTGGTGCGCCCCGGCGCGGGCGTGCTGCGCACCAGGGCCGAGCTGACCGCGCTGTCCACCAGCGGCGGCACCACGATCGAGCGGTTCGAGGTCACCTGCCGGTTGGGCGGCGCGCCGGTGCTGACCCTGTCCACGGTGTTCGGGTTCTTCCCGGACGACGCCTTCGCGGACCGGACCGGCCTGCCGGTCTCGGCGGCCGAGCGGGCCGCGATCGCCGAGCCCGCCGCGTGGTGGCGCGACCTGCGGGCGCGGGACGGCTCGGCGGGCCCGCCGCTGTCGGTCGGCCTGCTCCGCGCGCTCGACCGGATTACCGGCTACTGGCCGACCGGCGGCTCGGCGGGCCTGGGCCGGGTGCGCGGCGAGAAGCGCGTCGACCCCGGCGAGTGGTACTTCCGGGCGCACTTCTTCCAGGACCCGGTGCAGCCCGGTTCCCTCGGCCTGGAGGCCATGCTCCAGCTCGTGCGGTGGTACGCGGTCGAGCGCGGCCTCACCGCCGGGCCGGCGAGGCCCCGGTTCGAGCCGGTGGCGCTGGGCCGCCCGCTCGACTGGACCTACCGCGGCCAGGTGCTGCCCACCGACGAGGTGGTGACCGTCGAGGCCGACGTGCTGGAGGTCGGCCGCGACGAACGCGGCCCGCTGGTGGTCGCGCGGACGCGGCTCTGGGTCGACGGCCGGTGCGTCCACGAGGCCACGCCCGCCGTCCGCGTCGTCGGCGGTTGAGCGCGCGCGGGCGCGCCGGACGGCCCTCTTCGGCCTCTCGGGTGGTCATTCCGCCCGGCTCCCCTCGAATGGAGTCGAAATTCCTCTACCCAGCGTGACCGCACCGGGATCGGTTGTGTATTCGGCCGGTCGCCCTTTGTGCGGAACAGCCTGATCGGCCGTCGCGGTGCGAGGTATGCTCATTCGGCGGGTCCTGTTGCGTCGACAATGCGCGCGGTTGTCGCGGGCGTCGCGGAGGTGTCACAGCATGTGTCCGGAGGAGCGCATTCCCGATACCGGTGGGGAACCCACCGTGCTGGGGCTGATTCGTTTGGCGCGCACCCACCAAAGTATCGCGCAGGCGCTGCTCGCCCATGCCGAGAAGATCGGTCGCCGCAATTCGGCGGTGTTGCCGGCCGCCCTGGACGGCCTGGCGAGGTGGAATCTCACCAGACGGGAGCGGCGGGTGGCCGAACTACTGGTGGAAGGGCTGTCCAATCGCCGGATAGCGCGCAGAATGGAAATCTCCGAGCGCACCGTGAAAAACCACCTGCACTCGATCTTCTACAAGCTCGGCGTCGGTGACCGGACCCAGGCGGTCATCAAGCTGATGCGGAGGCCCGAGTGACCGGCGGGGCGTCAGTCGTCGCGGTGCGCCCTGCGCCACAGCAGCACGCCGCCGAGCGCGGCGGCGCCGTAGAGCACCTTGGCGGGGGTGATGGTGGTCGCCTCCACCTTGCGGGAGTCGACCGGGATCTGGAGGTCCCGGTTCGACAGGTCCCGCAGGATGCCGCGCGCCTGGGTGTAGCTGCCGTTGGCGGTCAGCAGCAGCTCCACCACGCCGCGGGCGAGGTAGGACTCGGACAGCGTCTCGCAGCTGAGGTCGACCACGATGTCGGCCAGCTCGGCGCGCAGCACCTCGGCGGCGGACACCTCGGGCGCCAGGCAGCGGATCGAGCCCTCCAGGTTCGCGAACGACTTGCCCAGCATGGGTATCACCGGGCTGATCCGGATGCCGCGCTTGGTGGAGTGCCCGAGCACGGTGGTCAGGGTGATGCCGAAGTTCAGCTCCTCCAGCGACGCGGTCGCCGCCTTGGGCACCAGCGCCGCCACGTCGCCGACGAAGCCGCTGAGGTCGGCCCACTGCGTCGGCTTGCCCATCTCCACCCACGCCTTCGCCGCGCCGTCGCCGTCGTTCTCCACGATGTTGATCAGGGTCAGCGCCAGCTTGAGGCTCATCGGGCGGTCCAGCCGGCACACCATGCCCCAGTCGATCAGGAACGCGCCCCGGCCCGGCGCGACGAAGACGTTGCCGGGGTGCGGGTCGGCGTGGAACAGCCGGTCGACGAAGTAGCCGCGGTACATGTAGGCGAGCAGGTCGTGGGCGATCGCCAGGCGCTCGTCGGCGGGGAACGCGCCCGGCGCGACCTCCCGGATGGACCGGCCCGCCGCCAGGCCCTGCACCAGCACGCGGGGCGTCACCAGCAGCACCTCGGGCACGGTGAGGTGGTCGAACGCCGCCGCCTGCGCGCGCCCGCGGTCCATGTTGCGCGCCTCGACGGTGAAGTCCAGCTCGCCGTTGACCGCCTCGAAGGCCAGGTCGAGCATCGCGTGCACGTCGACCACGGCGTTGAACCGCGGCCGCGTGTTGACCAGCAGGCGCGCGGCCCGGCGCAGGAGCGCCATGTCGGTCGCGACCACCTCCCGGACGCCGGGTCGCTGCACCTTCAGCGCCGCGCGGCGGCCGTCGGCCAGCGTCACCCGGTAGACCTGGGCGAGCGAGGCCGAGCCGAGCGGGTGCTCGACGTCGACGTGGCGGAAGTGCCGCTGCCAGTCGCGGCCCAGCTCGGCGGCCAGGACGGGCTCGAAGTCCCGGAACGGCGACGCGGGCACCCGGTCGTGCAGCCTGCCCAGCTCCTCGATGGTCTCCGCGTTGACGAAGTCCGGCCGCGTCGACAGGATCTGGCCGAGCTTGATGTAGAGCGGGCCGAGCTGCTCGAAGGCTTCCCGGACCGCTCGCGCGCGTCGCCTGCGCCGCGCGGCGAGGTCGCCGCCCGCACCGGGCGCGACCCGGCGG
Coding sequences:
- a CDS encoding response regulator transcription factor, which translates into the protein MCPEERIPDTGGEPTVLGLIRLARTHQSIAQALLAHAEKIGRRNSAVLPAALDGLARWNLTRRERRVAELLVEGLSNRRIARRMEISERTVKNHLHSIFYKLGVGDRTQAVIKLMRRPE
- a CDS encoding ABC1 kinase family protein produces the protein MADGRVRLIAATLARLVARRVAPGAGGDLAARRRRRARAVREAFEQLGPLYIKLGQILSTRPDFVNAETIEELGRLHDRVPASPFRDFEPVLAAELGRDWQRHFRHVDVEHPLGSASLAQVYRVTLADGRRAALKVQRPGVREVVATDMALLRRAARLLVNTRPRFNAVVDVHAMLDLAFEAVNGELDFTVEARNMDRGRAQAAAFDHLTVPEVLLVTPRVLVQGLAAGRSIREVAPGAFPADERLAIAHDLLAYMYRGYFVDRLFHADPHPGNVFVAPGRGAFLIDWGMVCRLDRPMSLKLALTLINIVENDGDGAAKAWVEMGKPTQWADLSGFVGDVAALVPKAATASLEELNFGITLTTVLGHSTKRGIRISPVIPMLGKSFANLEGSIRCLAPEVSAAEVLRAELADIVVDLSCETLSESYLARGVVELLLTANGSYTQARGILRDLSNRDLQIPVDSRKVEATTITPAKVLYGAAALGGVLLWRRAHRDD